The following are from one region of the Silene latifolia isolate original U9 population chromosome 9, ASM4854445v1, whole genome shotgun sequence genome:
- the LOC141600541 gene encoding LEAF RUST 10 DISEASE-RESISTANCE LOCUS RECEPTOR-LIKE PROTEIN KINASE-like 1.1, whose translation MSDQVTTTKVILLLIIKFIWKKKLKYVLLGIGGGIFVFVALLAIWYRKCLKFGKARNVSLDHSESELGKHGVYFGVPLFSYKELEESTNSFDHTRELGGGGFGTVYYGKLKDGREVAVKRLNERSFKRVEQFMNEAQILTCLRHDNLVSLYGCTSCHSQELLLVYEYVSNGTVADHLYGQRANSGPLSWDTRLKIAVETATALSYLHASDIIHRDVKTNNLLLDINFNVKVADFGLSRLFPNDVTHVSTAPQGTPGYLDPEYHNCYQLTNRSDVYSFGVVLIELISSLRAVDMDRHNNEINLSNYAMNRIQRCEFAELVDPQLGFESDFKVRRMTTSVAELAFQCLQHYKDFRPSMDEVLEVLKRIQNFDYEAVPIEETGKKDLVQITNLLPPSPTEDYGAKLLSNHQLNRQSPTSVMNIVSSSTISESTSK comes from the exons ATGTCGGATCAGGTAACGACAACAAAAGTTATTCTTCTGTTAATAattaaattcattt GGAAGAAGAAATTGAAATATGTTCTATTAG GGATTGGAGGAGGTATATTCGTCTTTGTAGCACTCCTTGCCATCTGGTATCGCAAGTGCCTGAAATTTGGCAAGGCGCGTAATGTGTCCCTTGATCACTCGGAATCAGAGCTTGGAAAGCACGGTGTATACTTTGGAGTTCCACTCTTCTCCTACAAAGAACTCGAAGAATCCACCAACAGTTTTGATCATACCAGAGAACTTGGTGGCGGCGGCTTTGGAACCGTTTACTATG GAAAACTCAAAGATGGAAGAGAAGTAGCAGTGAAACGTCTGAACGAGAGAAGCTTCAAAAGAGTAGAACAGTTCATGAATGAAGCTCAGATACTTACGTGTCTGAGACACGATAATCTCGTATCTCTCTACGGATGCACGTCTTGCCACAGTCAGGAACTCCTTCTTGTGTACGAGTACGTCTCCAATGGCACAGTTGCTGATCACTTATATGGTCAGCGAGCAAACTCTGGCCCACTCTCATGGGATACCCGTCTAAAAATTGCTGTAGAAACCGCCACTGCCTTGTCATACCTCCATGCCTCAGATATCATTCACCGCGATGTCAAAACAAATAACCTCCTCTTAGACATAAACTTTAATGTCAAGGTGGCTGATTTTGGGTTATCTAGACTCTTCCCTAATGACGTAACCCATGTCTCAACCGCCCCACAGGGGACTCCCGGGTACTTAGATCCCGAGTATCACAATTGTTATCAGCTGACAAACAGGAGTGATGTCTACAGTTTTGGGGTGGTTTTAATCGAGCTCATCTCCTCACTTCGTGCAGTGGACATGGACAGACACAACAACGAGATCAACCTGTCAAACTACGCAATGAACAGGATACAAAGGTGTGAATTTGCCGAGCTGGTGGATCCACAACTCGGGTTTGAGTCCGACTTTAAGGTCAGGAGAATGACAACTTCAGTAGCAGAGCTAGCATTCCAGTGCCTGCAGCATTACAAAGACTTCAGGCCTTCAATGGATGAAGTTTTGGAAGTTTTGAAGAGGATTCAGAATTTTGATTATGAAGCAGTGCCGATTGAAGAGACGGGAAAGAAAGATTTAGTACAAATCACAAACTTGTTGCCACCTTCACCAACAGAGGATTACGGTGCTAAACTGTTGAGTAATCATCAATTAAACCGACAATCACCGACTTCAGTAATGAATATAGTGAGTAGCTCTACCATATCGGAAAGCACCAGTAAATAA
- the LOC141598954 gene encoding LEAF RUST 10 DISEASE-RESISTANCE LOCUS RECEPTOR-LIKE PROTEIN KINASE-like 2.7, protein MTPKVDTLQYFSIILFILFNSRIYVSAGNNANYTVCKNNPFSCGNITNVGYPFWGGNRPQFCGRRGFGLTCQNGQPDVPVINRMGTTNGAESFNAIVVSINTTSNTMSLVQNLFSQNTSISCENLIRNETKITLSQPFKFSPLVANMNLFFDCNNTSTTNYGGRLKFVTCDEANTTINLPYYVDKPENAGNISKLCPIKRVFPVLKSELDELKKGNVNLSRVLNKGFEVKYTVDFNTCTTCQNSGGVCGSSADNKMRFTCYCQDGTHTAHCPIPGAQISVKCLNIIFCELCVDLPFQMMILVFLLQG, encoded by the coding sequence ATGACTCCTAAAGTTGATACCTTGCAAtatttttccataattttgtTTATATTGTTTAATAGTAGAATTTATGTATCAGCTGGAAATAATGCAAACTATACGGTATGCAAAAACAATCCATTTTCCTGTGGGAATATTACAAATGTTGGGTACCCATTTTGGGGAGGTAACAGGCCGCAATTCTGCGGCCGTCGGGGTTTCGGCCTCACCTGTCAAAACGGGCAACCAGACGTCCCGGTTATCAATCGTATGGGTACAACAAACGGGGCGGAATCTTTTAACGCGATAGTTGTTAGTATCAATACAACTTCGAATACTATGTCTTTGGTTCAAAACCTGTTTTCACAAAACACTAGTATTTCCTGTGAAAATCTAATCAGGAACGAAACAAAAATCACTTTGTCACAACCCTTCAAGTTCAGTCCACTCGTTGCCAACATGAACTTGTTCTTCGATTGTAATAATACTTCCACCACAAATTATGGTGGTAGGTTAAAGTTTGTAACATGTGACGAGGCAAATACTACAATAAATTTACCTTATTACGTTGATAAACCGGAAAATGCAGGTAACATAAGTAAGTTGTGTCCGATAAAGAGGGTTTTCCCGGTGCTGAAGTCAGAGTTGGATGAGCTAAAAAAGGGAAATGTGAATCTTAGTAGAGTGTTGAATAAGGGGTTTGAGGTGAAATACACGGTGGACTTCAATACCTGCACAACGTGTCAGAATTCCGGAGGTGTATGTGGGTCATCGGCCGATAACAAAATGAGATTTACTTGCTATTGCCAAGATGGGACACATACTGCACACTGTCCTATACCAGGTGCACAGATTTCTGTCAAATGTCTAAATATCATTTTTTGCGAGTTATGCGTCGATTTACCATTTCAGATGATGATTCTTGTTTTTCTTTTACAGGGATAA